In Actinoplanes sp. NBC_00393, a single genomic region encodes these proteins:
- a CDS encoding DUF58 domain-containing protein, which produces MARAAMTTAPATDDSARAEAVLGRLQLLVTRKLDGLLQGDYAGLLPGPGTEAGESREYRPGDDVRRMDWPVTARTTLPHVRQTVADRELETWMAVDLSASLDFGTARWLKRDLVIAAATAMAHLTVRGGNRIGAVVGTGSGVPEKGESPSWWRRKAATQPAPHPAGPVVRLPARPGRKEAQGLLRAIARTQIRPGRTDLGALIDMLNRPPRRRGVAVVISDFLAPVEGWARPVRKLGVRHDVLAIEVVDPRELELPDVGVLTLADPESGALHEVQTSDPKLRQRYAEAAGEQRAAIARTLRAAGAAHLRLRTDTDWLLDMVRFVAAQRHARTRGTTR; this is translated from the coding sequence CTGGCACGGGCAGCCATGACCACCGCGCCCGCCACGGACGACTCCGCCCGGGCGGAGGCGGTCCTCGGCCGCCTGCAGTTGCTGGTCACCCGGAAACTGGACGGCCTGCTGCAGGGCGACTACGCGGGCCTGCTGCCCGGTCCGGGCACCGAGGCGGGCGAGTCCCGGGAGTACCGGCCGGGCGACGACGTGCGCCGGATGGACTGGCCGGTGACGGCGCGGACCACGCTGCCGCACGTGCGCCAGACGGTGGCCGACCGCGAGCTGGAGACCTGGATGGCGGTCGACCTCTCGGCGAGCCTGGACTTCGGTACGGCACGCTGGCTGAAACGGGATCTGGTGATCGCCGCCGCGACCGCGATGGCCCATCTGACGGTCCGCGGCGGGAACCGGATCGGCGCGGTGGTGGGCACCGGCTCCGGCGTACCGGAGAAGGGGGAGAGCCCGAGCTGGTGGCGCCGGAAGGCGGCGACGCAGCCGGCGCCGCACCCGGCCGGCCCGGTGGTCCGCCTGCCCGCGCGGCCCGGCCGCAAGGAGGCGCAGGGCCTGCTGCGGGCGATCGCCCGCACGCAGATCCGGCCCGGCCGGACCGACCTGGGCGCCCTGATCGACATGCTGAACCGGCCGCCGCGACGGCGTGGCGTGGCCGTGGTGATCTCCGACTTCCTGGCGCCGGTGGAGGGCTGGGCCCGGCCGGTGCGCAAGCTCGGGGTACGCCACGACGTGCTCGCGATCGAGGTGGTCGACCCGCGTGAGCTGGAGCTGCCCGACGTCGGCGTGCTGACGCTGGCCGACCCGGAGTCCGGCGCGCTGCACGAGGTCCAGACCTCCGATCCGAAACTGCGCCAGCGGTACGCCGAGGCGGCCGGCGAACAGCGTGCCGCGATCGCCCGGACGCTGCGTGCCGCCGGCGCCGCCCACCTGCGCCTGCGCACCGACACCGACTGGCTGCTCGACATGGTCCGCTTCGTGGCCGCTCAACGCCACGCCCGTACCCGAGGGACCACACGATGA
- a CDS encoding VWA domain-containing protein has translation MIRFLEPWWLLTILPVLLMAGVYVWRQFRKRSYAMRFTNVDLLRTLAPKGLGWRRHVSAAAFLLMLGALAAATARPSVDTEQPLERATVMLAIDVSLSMQADDVAPSRIEAAQEAAKAFVSELPPTYNLGLVSFAKAANVLVSPTKDRSAVISAIDGLTLAEATATGEAVFTSLDAIRTVPADGADGAPPARIVLLSDGYRTSGRSIEDAATAASQANVPVSTIAFGTDTGVVDIRGSVQRVPVDRLSLQELAENTKGFFYEAASVSELKQVYEDMGSSIGHRTEPREVTQWYAAAGLLLGLLGATMSLLWTSRLP, from the coding sequence ATGATCCGTTTCCTGGAACCGTGGTGGCTGCTGACGATCCTGCCGGTCCTGCTGATGGCCGGCGTCTACGTCTGGCGGCAGTTCCGCAAACGCTCGTACGCGATGCGCTTCACCAACGTCGACCTGCTGCGCACCCTCGCGCCGAAGGGCCTGGGCTGGCGCCGGCACGTCTCCGCCGCAGCGTTCCTGCTGATGCTGGGCGCGCTGGCGGCCGCGACCGCGCGCCCGTCGGTGGACACCGAGCAGCCGCTGGAACGCGCCACCGTGATGCTCGCCATCGACGTCTCGCTGTCGATGCAGGCCGACGACGTGGCGCCGAGCCGGATCGAGGCGGCGCAGGAGGCGGCGAAGGCGTTCGTCAGCGAGTTGCCGCCCACCTACAATCTGGGTCTGGTGTCGTTCGCGAAGGCGGCGAACGTGCTGGTCTCGCCGACCAAGGACCGGTCCGCGGTGATCTCCGCGATCGACGGGCTGACGCTGGCCGAGGCGACCGCCACCGGTGAGGCGGTGTTCACCTCGCTGGACGCGATCCGCACGGTGCCGGCGGACGGGGCGGACGGCGCGCCGCCGGCCCGGATCGTGCTGCTCTCCGACGGGTACCGCACGTCCGGCCGGTCGATCGAGGACGCGGCGACCGCGGCTTCGCAGGCCAACGTGCCGGTCTCGACGATCGCCTTCGGCACCGACACCGGCGTGGTGGACATCCGCGGCTCGGTGCAGCGGGTGCCGGTGGACCGGCTCTCCCTGCAGGAGCTGGCCGAGAACACCAAGGGCTTCTTCTACGAGGCCGCGTCGGTCAGTGAGCTGAAGCAGGTGTACGAGGACATGGGCAGCTCGATCGGTCACCGGACCGAGCCACGTGAGGTCACGCAGTGGTATGCCGCCGCCGGCCTGCTGCTGGGCCTGCTGGGCGCCACGATGAGCCTGCTCTGGACCTCGAGGCTGCCTTAG
- a CDS encoding response regulator transcription factor: MIRILIADDQAMVRQGFGALLGAQPDLLVVGDAANGAAAVEAARELRPDVVLMDVRMPVMDGLEATRRITGPKVLILTTFDLDDYVYEALRAGASGFLLKDAPAADLVHAVRVVAAGEALLAPSVTRRLIAEFAARPHRDRPRPVALNALTPRETDVLRLIARGRSNAEIAADLVVAEQTVKTHVGRILGKLGLRDRAQAVVFSYETGLVAAGE; the protein is encoded by the coding sequence ATGATCAGAATCTTGATCGCGGACGACCAGGCGATGGTCCGGCAGGGCTTCGGCGCGCTGCTCGGCGCCCAGCCCGACCTGCTGGTGGTCGGCGACGCGGCGAACGGCGCGGCGGCCGTCGAGGCGGCCCGGGAGCTGCGGCCGGACGTCGTGCTGATGGACGTGCGCATGCCGGTGATGGACGGCCTGGAGGCGACCCGGCGGATCACCGGGCCCAAGGTGCTCATCCTGACCACTTTCGACCTGGACGACTACGTCTACGAGGCGCTGCGGGCCGGGGCCAGCGGCTTCCTGCTCAAGGACGCCCCGGCCGCCGACCTGGTGCACGCGGTCCGGGTGGTGGCAGCCGGCGAGGCGCTGCTGGCGCCGTCGGTGACCCGGCGGCTGATCGCCGAGTTCGCCGCCCGGCCGCACCGGGACCGGCCCCGGCCGGTGGCGCTCAACGCGCTCACCCCGCGGGAGACCGACGTGCTGCGGCTGATCGCCCGCGGCCGCTCGAACGCCGAGATCGCCGCCGACCTGGTGGTCGCCGAGCAGACGGTGAAGACGCATGTGGGCCGGATCCTGGGCAAACTCGGTCTGCGGGACCGGGCGCAGGCGGTGGTCTTCTCGTACGAGACCGGACTCGTTGCCGCGGGAGAGTGA
- a CDS encoding sensor histidine kinase yields the protein MPLAMLALTGLAFSASESLEDARAIPGWLMAIISVGSVLPVALSYRLPVWAWRVAYPMMFAGTIGADLTIEPWPWNPVQIVGFLVVLARLATTSESMVTVWATTLSLIPVFLYAPDANAWGAALLLVVIGALGNIASRRSRTRQLTELTELERAKRAVLEERARIAREMHDVVAHHMSMIAVQAETAPYRLDDLPEPARQELASIAGAARQALTDMRRLLGVLRAEHAEAEKEPQPGYAEISELVTTARRAGLPVTSELPDLGELPEAVGLTAYRIVQEALANAARHAPGGPVRLDARADAAHLELRVRNELTGPDRTRQQGHGLVGMRERVTLLGGELTAGPDGDGGYLVAARIPRQPEAHE from the coding sequence GTGCCGCTGGCCATGCTCGCGCTGACCGGCCTCGCGTTCAGCGCCTCCGAATCCCTGGAGGACGCCCGGGCCATCCCCGGGTGGCTGATGGCGATCATCAGCGTGGGCTCGGTGCTGCCGGTGGCCCTGAGCTACCGGTTGCCGGTCTGGGCCTGGCGGGTGGCCTACCCGATGATGTTCGCCGGCACGATCGGCGCGGACCTCACCATCGAGCCCTGGCCGTGGAACCCGGTGCAGATCGTCGGCTTCCTCGTCGTCCTGGCCCGGCTGGCGACGACCAGCGAATCGATGGTGACGGTCTGGGCGACTACGCTCAGCCTGATCCCGGTCTTCCTCTATGCCCCGGACGCCAACGCGTGGGGCGCCGCGCTGCTGCTGGTCGTGATCGGCGCGCTGGGCAACATCGCGTCCCGGCGGAGCCGCACCCGCCAGCTCACCGAACTCACCGAGCTGGAACGGGCGAAGCGGGCGGTGCTCGAGGAACGGGCCCGGATCGCCCGGGAGATGCACGACGTGGTGGCACACCACATGTCGATGATCGCGGTGCAGGCGGAGACCGCGCCGTACCGGCTGGACGATCTGCCCGAGCCGGCCAGGCAGGAGCTGGCCTCGATCGCCGGCGCGGCCCGGCAGGCCCTCACCGACATGCGCCGGCTGCTCGGCGTGCTGCGCGCCGAGCACGCGGAGGCCGAGAAAGAACCACAGCCGGGGTACGCGGAAATCAGCGAACTCGTCACGACGGCGCGCCGGGCCGGGCTGCCGGTCACCAGCGAACTACCGGATCTCGGTGAGCTGCCGGAGGCGGTCGGGCTCACGGCGTACCGAATCGTGCAGGAAGCCCTGGCCAATGCGGCGCGTCACGCGCCCGGCGGCCCGGTGCGGCTGGATGCCCGCGCCGACGCCGCCCACCTGGAGTTGCGGGTGCGCAACGAGCTCACCGGCCCGGACCGGACCCGGCAGCAGGGCCACGGCCTGGTCGGGATGCGGGAGCGGGTCACCCTGCTCGGCGGTGAGCTGACCGCCGGCCCCGACGGCGACGGCGGCTACCTGGTGGCCGCCCGGATCCCCCGGCAACCGGAGGCCCACGAATGA
- a CDS encoding beta-ketoacyl-ACP reductase, with product MARTVLVTGGNRGIGLAIAKAFAKQGDRVAVTHRGSGAPEGLLGVQCDITDSSAVDAAFTFVENELGPVEVLVANAGITDDTLLMRMTEEQFDRVIDTNLAGAFRVAKRASGKMLRARWGRMIFISSVVGLYGGPGQVNYAASKAGLVGMARSITRELGTRNITANVVAPGFIETEMTAVLPESRKAEIIKAVPAGRLASTDEVAAAVTFLASDNAAYISGAVLPVDGGLGMGH from the coding sequence GTGGCTCGCACCGTGCTGGTGACCGGAGGAAACCGCGGGATCGGCCTGGCCATCGCCAAGGCGTTCGCGAAGCAGGGCGACCGGGTCGCCGTCACCCACCGCGGATCCGGCGCGCCCGAGGGACTGCTCGGCGTGCAGTGCGACATCACCGACTCGTCCGCCGTCGACGCGGCGTTCACCTTCGTGGAGAACGAGCTGGGCCCGGTCGAGGTGCTGGTCGCCAACGCCGGGATCACCGACGACACGCTGCTCATGCGGATGACCGAGGAGCAGTTCGACCGGGTGATCGACACCAACCTGGCCGGCGCGTTCCGGGTCGCGAAGCGGGCCAGCGGCAAGATGCTGCGTGCCCGCTGGGGCCGGATGATCTTCATTTCCTCGGTGGTCGGCCTGTACGGCGGCCCCGGCCAGGTGAACTACGCGGCGAGCAAGGCCGGCCTGGTCGGCATGGCCCGTAGCATCACCCGTGAGCTGGGCACCCGCAACATCACTGCGAACGTGGTGGCACCCGGTTTCATCGAGACCGAGATGACCGCCGTCTTGCCGGAGTCGCGCAAGGCCGAGATCATCAAGGCGGTTCCGGCGGGTCGCCTCGCCTCCACCGACGAGGTCGCGGCGGCGGTGACCTTCCTGGCGAGCGACAACGCGGCGTACATCTCGGGCGCCGTGCTCCCCGTCGACGGTGGCCTGGGCATGGGCCACTGA
- the fabI gene encoding enoyl-ACP reductase FabI — MSGLLAGKRLLVTGVITDASIAFSVAKLAQENGAKVVLTGFGRLSLVERIAKRLPEPAPVIELDVTNQEHLDSLADRVREHVDGLDGVVHSIGFAPQNALGGAFLETTWEEVAQAFQVSTYSYKSLATACLPLMQAGGSIVGMTFDATKAYPLYDWMGVAKAGLESASRYLAMHLGKQGIRSNMVSAGPLRTMAAKSIPGFSDFEDAWTQRAPLGWNLTDPEPTARAVCALLSDWFPATTGEMVHVDGGYHALAA; from the coding sequence TTGTCTGGATTGCTGGCCGGAAAACGGCTGCTCGTCACCGGGGTGATCACCGACGCCTCGATCGCGTTCTCGGTGGCGAAACTGGCGCAGGAGAACGGCGCCAAGGTGGTGCTCACCGGGTTCGGCCGGCTCTCGCTGGTCGAGCGGATCGCCAAGCGGCTGCCCGAGCCGGCGCCCGTCATCGAACTGGACGTCACCAACCAGGAGCACCTGGACAGCCTCGCCGACCGGGTTCGCGAGCACGTCGACGGACTGGACGGCGTTGTCCACTCCATCGGCTTCGCTCCGCAGAACGCCCTGGGTGGCGCGTTCCTGGAGACCACCTGGGAGGAGGTGGCCCAGGCGTTCCAGGTGTCGACGTACTCGTACAAGTCCCTCGCGACCGCGTGCCTGCCGCTGATGCAGGCGGGCGGCTCGATCGTCGGCATGACGTTCGACGCGACCAAGGCGTACCCGCTCTACGACTGGATGGGCGTGGCCAAGGCCGGGCTCGAGTCGGCGTCCCGCTACCTCGCCATGCACCTCGGCAAGCAGGGCATCCGCAGCAACATGGTGTCGGCCGGACCGCTGCGCACGATGGCGGCCAAGTCGATCCCGGGCTTCAGCGACTTCGAGGACGCCTGGACCCAGCGGGCACCGCTCGGCTGGAACCTGACCGACCCGGAGCCGACCGCCCGCGCGGTCTGCGCCCTGCTCTCCGACTGGTTCCCGGCCACCACGGGTGAGATGGTGCACGTCGACGGGGGCTACCACGCGCTTGCCGCGTGA
- a CDS encoding ferrochelatase: MVYDAFVLLSFGGPEKPDDVMPFLRNVVRGRGVPDERLAEVYEHYMHFGGVSPINQQCRDLLAALSSDFRDHGIGLPTYWGNRNWHPMLADTVAQMRDDGVEHALGFATSAYGGYSSCKQYWEDIAAARAQVGPRAPRIAKLRQFHDHPGFVEPHVEAVSAALSTLDPARRATTRLVFTAHSIPVSMANTAGPTGGRYNAQLEETARLVHAAAAMDLGYDLVWQSRSGPPQIPWLEPDINDHLEALAEKGVTDVVVSPIGFVSDHLEVIWDLDNEAKDTAARLGLGYARAATPGIHPKFVAMVRELVQERTDDQARASIGTLPIWDACPADCCPPPARRKAS, from the coding sequence GTGGTTTACGACGCGTTCGTCCTGCTCTCCTTCGGTGGACCCGAGAAACCCGATGACGTGATGCCGTTCCTGCGCAACGTGGTGCGCGGGCGCGGTGTCCCGGACGAGCGCCTCGCCGAGGTGTACGAGCACTACATGCACTTCGGCGGGGTGTCCCCGATCAACCAGCAGTGCCGCGATCTGCTGGCCGCTCTTTCGTCGGATTTCCGCGATCATGGCATCGGTCTCCCCACGTACTGGGGCAACCGCAACTGGCACCCGATGCTCGCCGACACCGTCGCGCAGATGCGTGACGACGGCGTCGAGCACGCGCTTGGCTTCGCGACCAGCGCGTACGGCGGGTACTCCTCCTGCAAGCAGTACTGGGAGGACATCGCCGCGGCCCGGGCCCAGGTCGGCCCGCGCGCCCCCAGGATCGCCAAGCTGCGGCAGTTCCACGACCACCCGGGCTTCGTCGAGCCGCACGTCGAGGCCGTCAGTGCGGCGCTCAGCACGCTTGACCCGGCCCGCCGGGCGACCACCCGGCTGGTCTTCACCGCCCACTCGATCCCGGTCAGCATGGCGAACACGGCCGGTCCGACCGGCGGCCGCTACAACGCGCAGCTGGAGGAGACCGCCCGGCTCGTGCACGCCGCCGCCGCGATGGACCTCGGCTACGACCTGGTCTGGCAGAGCCGCTCCGGCCCGCCGCAGATCCCGTGGCTGGAGCCGGATATCAACGACCACCTGGAAGCCCTCGCCGAGAAGGGGGTGACCGACGTGGTGGTCAGCCCGATCGGCTTCGTCTCCGACCACCTCGAGGTGATCTGGGATCTGGACAACGAGGCGAAGGACACCGCCGCCCGCCTCGGCCTGGGGTACGCCCGTGCGGCCACCCCGGGGATTCACCCGAAGTTCGTCGCAATGGTGCGGGAACTCGTACAGGAACGTACCGATGATCAAGCGCGTGCCTCGATCGGTACGCTGCCGATCTGGGACGCCTGCCCGGCCGACTGTTGCCCCCCACCCGCGCGACGAAAGGCATCCTGA
- a CDS encoding HAD-IIA family hydrolase: protein MGRLPGRLLPPTRATKGILMKERKAIESWLTDMDGVLVHEGEPVPGAPEFVNRMKASGKPFLILTNNSIYTPRDLQARLSRMGFEVDEQSIWTAALATAQFLADQRPGGTAYVIGEAGLTTAMHASGYVLTEFDPDYVVLGETRTYSFEAITKAIRLINAGSRFICTNPDATGPSNEGLLPAAGSVAAMISKATGVKPYFVGKPNPMMMRSALNAIGAHSETTAMIGDRMDTDVLCGLEAGLETILVLTGISSRMESETYPYRPSRIINSVADLIDEI, encoded by the coding sequence CTGGGACGCCTGCCCGGCCGACTGTTGCCCCCCACCCGCGCGACGAAAGGCATCCTGATGAAGGAGCGCAAGGCGATCGAGAGCTGGCTCACCGACATGGACGGGGTGCTCGTCCACGAGGGTGAGCCGGTGCCGGGCGCCCCCGAGTTCGTCAACCGGATGAAGGCGTCCGGCAAGCCCTTTCTGATCCTCACCAACAACTCCATCTACACCCCGCGTGACCTGCAGGCCCGGCTGTCCCGGATGGGCTTCGAGGTGGATGAGCAGTCGATCTGGACGGCTGCGCTGGCCACCGCCCAGTTCCTCGCCGACCAGCGGCCGGGCGGTACGGCGTACGTGATCGGCGAAGCCGGCCTGACCACCGCGATGCACGCCTCCGGGTACGTGCTGACCGAGTTCGACCCGGACTACGTGGTGCTCGGCGAGACCCGCACCTACAGCTTCGAGGCGATCACCAAGGCGATCCGGCTGATCAACGCGGGTTCCCGGTTCATCTGCACCAACCCGGACGCCACCGGACCGTCCAACGAGGGCCTGCTGCCGGCCGCCGGCTCGGTCGCCGCGATGATCTCCAAGGCGACCGGCGTGAAGCCGTACTTCGTCGGCAAGCCCAACCCGATGATGATGCGCTCGGCGCTGAACGCGATCGGCGCGCACAGCGAGACCACCGCGATGATCGGCGACCGGATGGACACCGACGTGCTGTGCGGTCTCGAGGCCGGGCTGGAGACGATCCTGGTGCTGACCGGGATCAGCAGCCGGATGGAGAGCGAGACCTATCCGTACCGGCCGTCCCGCATCATCAACTCGGTCGCCGACCTGATCGACGAGATCTGA
- a CDS encoding NUDIX hydrolase, with the protein MEVVAAAWVCVRDRRVLVVRASGSDAFYLPGGKPEAGESHAEAAAREVREEVGIPVDPAALRLFTTIEAPAHNRPPGTRVRLVCFIGPATGEPAAANEIAELAWFSSAESHRCAPAIQRLLTELVDAGLID; encoded by the coding sequence ATGGAGGTCGTCGCCGCCGCCTGGGTCTGTGTCCGCGACCGGCGGGTGCTGGTGGTCCGGGCGAGCGGTTCGGACGCGTTCTACCTGCCGGGCGGCAAGCCGGAGGCCGGCGAGAGCCACGCCGAGGCCGCTGCCCGGGAGGTCCGCGAGGAGGTCGGCATCCCGGTCGACCCGGCGGCGCTGCGGCTGTTCACCACCATCGAGGCGCCCGCGCACAACCGCCCGCCGGGCACCCGCGTCCGCCTGGTCTGCTTCATCGGCCCGGCCACCGGCGAGCCCGCGGCCGCCAACGAGATCGCCGAGCTGGCCTGGTTCTCCTCGGCCGAGTCGCACCGCTGCGCCCCGGCCATCCAGCGACTGCTCACCGAACTCGTGGATGCCGGCCTGATCGACTGA
- a CDS encoding NUDIX domain-containing protein, with translation MQDRHAHCTYCGARFLPGQPWPRRCGACGETSYLNPSPVAVAVQPVGAGLLAVRRGVPPAVGRLALPGGFIDVGETWQAAAVRELFEETGLVADPAGVRLYDTISAPDGTLLVFALLPPLPGAAALPPPLANPEALGREILYGPTELGFSIHTAIATRWFTELGRRR, from the coding sequence ATGCAGGATCGTCACGCCCACTGCACGTACTGCGGGGCGCGGTTCCTGCCCGGTCAGCCTTGGCCGCGCCGCTGCGGCGCGTGCGGCGAGACGAGCTACCTGAATCCGAGCCCGGTCGCGGTCGCTGTCCAGCCGGTCGGAGCCGGCCTGCTGGCGGTTCGGCGCGGCGTTCCGCCGGCCGTCGGCCGGCTCGCCCTGCCGGGCGGTTTCATCGACGTCGGCGAGACCTGGCAGGCCGCCGCGGTCCGGGAACTGTTCGAGGAGACCGGCCTGGTGGCCGACCCTGCGGGCGTACGCCTTTACGACACGATCAGCGCCCCCGACGGCACCCTGCTCGTCTTCGCCCTGCTCCCGCCCCTGCCCGGCGCCGCCGCGCTGCCACCTCCGCTGGCGAACCCGGAAGCGCTGGGCCGGGAGATCCTCTACGGCCCGACCGAGCTCGGCTTCAGCATCCACACGGCGATCGCCACGCGATGGTTCACCGAGCTCGGCCGGAGACGGTGA
- a CDS encoding DUF3097 domain-containing protein yields the protein MYGEDVLEGNWRRRKVIPEVDAEPDLVVEDADSGFCGAVVGFELGAVVLEDRHGKRRNFPLEPAAFLLDGQVVTLRRPTSKATPAQRRITASGSVAVAGVKAQVAKASRIWVEGIHDAALVERIWGDDLRIEGVVVEPLDGIDDLAAAVAEFRPGPQRRLGVLVDHLVPGSKESRIVAAVTDPNVLITGHPYVDVWQAVKPERVGLRAWPVIPPGRPWKEGVCAAVGVREPAEMWRRILASVRSYKDVETPLINSMERLIDFVTVLED from the coding sequence ATGTATGGGGAGGATGTGCTCGAGGGGAACTGGCGCCGCCGCAAAGTGATACCCGAGGTGGACGCCGAACCGGATCTGGTGGTCGAGGACGCGGACTCCGGCTTCTGCGGCGCGGTCGTCGGCTTCGAACTCGGCGCCGTCGTGCTGGAGGACCGGCACGGCAAGCGCCGCAACTTCCCGCTCGAACCGGCTGCCTTCCTGCTCGACGGGCAGGTGGTCACCCTGCGCCGGCCCACTTCGAAGGCGACGCCCGCGCAGCGCCGGATCACCGCCTCCGGCTCGGTCGCGGTCGCCGGGGTGAAGGCACAGGTCGCCAAGGCCAGCCGGATCTGGGTGGAGGGCATCCACGACGCCGCCCTGGTCGAGCGGATCTGGGGTGACGACCTGCGGATCGAGGGCGTGGTGGTGGAGCCGCTGGACGGCATCGACGACCTGGCCGCCGCGGTCGCCGAGTTCCGGCCCGGCCCGCAGCGGCGGCTCGGTGTGCTGGTGGACCACCTGGTTCCGGGTTCCAAGGAGAGCCGGATCGTGGCCGCGGTGACCGATCCGAACGTGCTGATCACCGGTCACCCCTACGTGGACGTCTGGCAGGCGGTGAAGCCGGAACGGGTCGGTCTGCGCGCCTGGCCGGTCATCCCGCCGGGCCGGCCGTGGAAGGAAGGCGTCTGCGCCGCCGTCGGCGTCCGCGAGCCGGCCGAGATGTGGCGCCGCATCCTGGCCTCGGTCCGCAGCTACAAGGACGTCGAGACCCCCTTGATCAACTCGATGGAGCGCCTGATCGATTTCGTCACGGTCCTGGAGGACTGA
- the pdxR gene encoding MocR-like pyridoxine biosynthesis transcription factor PdxR encodes MTGSDFLQLRPETAPAKGLTAWLADGLRDAVVSGRLTPGDRLPATRLLAGELGISRGVVVQAYQRLVDEGLAGARTGSGTVVTGRGTALNARPAGDRRRTLAELRLPLRAADGVDLDLSPGVPDLQAFPRTAWLRAERAVLDRVTGADLGYGDPGGTPRLRAELVGWLARTRGVRAEADDVVICSGVAQGLALLAHVLRGQGTDAVAVEDPGSRGAWDQMAFWGLRPVGVPVDDDGIRVDELAATGLDAAVLTPAHQFPTGVVLGPDRRRALLSWAETRLVIEDDYDAEHRYDRAPVAALQGSAPDRVAYLGSVSKSLAPGMRVGWLIAPRRMQTELLAVKHASDLGSPALPQLVLAELIASGDYERHLRAVRTRQRRRRDALLAGLREHLPQARVTGVAAGLHLLVMLPGDGDDTLLAERVGASGVQVHPLSWHRRRPGPPGLVLGYAAQAPDRLIEAAQRIGRVLSPPGP; translated from the coding sequence ATCACCGGTTCGGACTTCCTTCAGCTGCGCCCGGAGACGGCCCCGGCGAAAGGGCTGACCGCCTGGCTGGCCGACGGTCTGCGCGACGCCGTCGTCTCCGGGCGGCTCACCCCGGGCGACCGGCTGCCCGCGACCCGGCTGCTCGCCGGCGAGCTCGGCATCTCCCGGGGCGTCGTGGTGCAGGCCTACCAGCGGCTCGTCGACGAGGGGCTGGCCGGGGCGCGGACCGGCTCCGGAACCGTGGTCACCGGCCGGGGGACGGCGCTCAACGCCCGGCCGGCCGGCGACCGGCGGCGCACCCTCGCGGAGCTACGGCTGCCGCTGCGAGCTGCGGACGGCGTCGACCTGGACCTGTCGCCCGGGGTGCCGGATCTGCAGGCGTTTCCGCGTACCGCCTGGTTGCGGGCCGAACGGGCGGTGCTGGACCGGGTCACCGGCGCCGACCTCGGGTACGGCGACCCGGGCGGCACACCCCGGCTGCGGGCCGAGCTCGTCGGCTGGCTGGCGCGTACCCGTGGGGTCCGGGCCGAAGCGGACGACGTGGTGATCTGCAGCGGCGTGGCCCAGGGACTCGCCCTGCTCGCGCACGTTCTGCGCGGCCAGGGCACGGATGCGGTAGCGGTCGAGGACCCGGGCTCCCGCGGCGCCTGGGACCAGATGGCGTTCTGGGGGCTGCGGCCGGTCGGGGTGCCGGTCGACGACGACGGGATCCGGGTCGACGAGCTCGCCGCGACCGGGCTGGACGCGGCTGTGCTCACCCCGGCGCACCAGTTCCCGACCGGCGTGGTGCTCGGCCCGGACCGGCGGCGCGCCCTGTTGAGCTGGGCGGAGACGCGACTGGTGATCGAGGACGACTACGACGCGGAGCACCGCTACGACCGGGCGCCGGTCGCCGCGCTGCAGGGGTCGGCGCCGGACCGGGTGGCGTACCTCGGCAGCGTCTCCAAGTCGCTGGCGCCCGGCATGCGGGTGGGCTGGCTGATCGCGCCGCGCCGGATGCAGACCGAACTGCTCGCCGTCAAACACGCCAGCGACCTGGGCAGTCCGGCGCTGCCGCAGCTCGTGCTCGCCGAGCTGATCGCGTCCGGCGACTACGAGCGGCATCTGCGGGCGGTGCGAACCCGGCAACGACGCCGGCGGGACGCGCTGCTCGCGGGGTTGCGCGAGCACCTGCCGCAGGCCCGGGTGACGGGGGTGGCGGCCGGGCTGCACCTGCTGGTCATGCTGCCCGGGGACGGTGACGACACGCTCCTCGCCGAGCGGGTGGGTGCTTCGGGCGTACAGGTGCATCCGCTCAGCTGGCACCGCCGACGGCCGGGACCGCCGGGCCTGGTCCTGGGTTATGCGGCGCAGGCGCCGGACCGCCTCATCGAGGCCGCGCAACGCATCGGCCGCGTGCTCAGTCCTCCAGGACCGTGA